In a genomic window of Labilithrix sp.:
- a CDS encoding DUF2252 family protein, with product MRRTVAVSFVALACACSCGDGSIDAREAQIAGVMAAADEPIIRTRPKLAAGKYVKMARAPYDFFRGTVPLYRSDLRTGATRYAASRFALDMPLVPSLGDPHPENFGVLRAADGTATLEPNDFDAAEREPYLWDVRRLAAGMALATLLSNADDPTARAAAIAAEVDVVSAAIAGYRDGIEAAANGAPPGRVVEGMGGPVADDLFRRSERDRDGRELDELTVIDASGARRLRRGAIDDEDPQSVHASLPPAAIAALPDAIERWRRSLIVQPPSADTSVLDAVRVFGGGVASWPRVRVLVLLRGPTTLPDDDVLVELKEIADPAIGGLVPPGLYADSLGERVVNAARASWSRLDGEPLWGFATWLGLPCQIRRESEGQKGVSVDRLAGEEGTPEALAMLGAVLGGIVARVHAPEATAIRAAIAKDRDGFVAEQVQVGREYAALALEDHARFLRVLRRRDGLRLGIPFDPTDAPPPDLAAVFGAPPEVPALP from the coding sequence GTGCGCCGCACCGTCGCCGTCTCGTTCGTCGCGCTCGCGTGCGCATGCTCGTGCGGCGACGGGAGCATCGACGCGCGCGAGGCGCAGATCGCGGGCGTGATGGCGGCGGCGGACGAGCCGATCATCCGCACGCGCCCGAAGCTCGCGGCCGGCAAGTACGTGAAGATGGCGCGCGCGCCGTACGACTTCTTCCGCGGGACGGTGCCGCTCTATCGCAGCGATCTCCGGACCGGCGCCACGCGCTACGCGGCGTCGCGGTTCGCGCTCGACATGCCGCTCGTGCCGAGCCTCGGCGATCCGCACCCCGAGAACTTCGGCGTCCTCCGCGCGGCCGACGGCACCGCCACGCTCGAGCCGAACGACTTCGACGCCGCCGAGCGCGAGCCCTACCTCTGGGACGTACGCCGCCTCGCGGCGGGGATGGCGCTCGCGACGCTCCTGTCGAACGCGGACGATCCCACCGCGCGCGCGGCGGCGATCGCGGCCGAGGTCGACGTCGTGAGCGCGGCGATCGCGGGGTACCGCGACGGGATCGAGGCGGCCGCGAACGGCGCGCCGCCGGGCCGCGTCGTCGAGGGGATGGGCGGACCTGTCGCGGACGATCTCTTCCGCCGCTCGGAGCGCGATCGCGACGGCCGCGAGCTCGACGAGCTCACCGTCATCGACGCGAGCGGCGCACGGCGGCTCCGGCGCGGCGCGATCGACGACGAGGACCCGCAGAGCGTCCACGCGAGCCTGCCGCCCGCGGCGATCGCGGCGCTGCCCGACGCGATCGAGCGATGGCGTCGTTCTCTCATCGTCCAGCCTCCGAGCGCGGACACGAGCGTGCTCGACGCGGTCCGCGTGTTCGGCGGCGGCGTCGCGAGCTGGCCGCGCGTGCGCGTGCTCGTCCTGCTCCGCGGCCCGACGACGCTCCCCGACGACGACGTCCTCGTCGAGCTCAAGGAGATCGCCGACCCCGCGATCGGCGGGCTCGTACCGCCCGGCCTCTACGCGGACTCGCTCGGCGAACGCGTCGTGAACGCAGCGCGCGCGTCGTGGTCGCGCCTCGACGGCGAGCCGCTCTGGGGCTTTGCGACGTGGCTCGGGCTGCCGTGCCAGATCCGGCGCGAGAGCGAGGGGCAGAAGGGCGTCTCGGTCGATCGCCTCGCTGGCGAGGAAGGCACGCCGGAGGCGCTCGCCATGCTCGGCGCGGTGCTCGGCGGCATCGTCGCGCGCGTGCACGCTCCGGAGGCGACCGCGATCCGCGCCGCGATCGCGAAGGACCGCGACGGCTTCGTCGCCGAGCAGGTGCAGGTCGGCCGCGAGTACGCCGCGCTCGCGCTGGAGGACCACGCCCGTTTCCTCCGCGTCCTCCGCCGCCGCGACGGCCTCCGCCTCGGCATCCCGTTCGATCCCACCGACGCGCCGCCCCCCGACCTCGCCGCCGTCTTCGGCGCCCCACCCGAAGTCCCGGCGCTGCCATGA
- a CDS encoding protein kinase, which produces MLTLLSKPPSKLGRFEVGAKIGGGGMATVYLGRDIREDGSEELVALKVMKDELAHDEQFLAMFADEAKILARLSHPNVIQTLEYGVDGHSFIAMELLNGRTVADTYDALREEGERFDLADAAWICARVAEGLHSAHELVDEEGAPLSVIHRDVNPTNIFLTHGGEVKLIDFGLARARVRMSKSAEGIVKGKIPYLAPEQAQGKTIDRRIDVYALGTTLWEMCAMERLFKRDNDVDTLRAIREAKVPDLRERDLHFPEALWKVIELALKIDRDERYATAEEMRTDLDAFARTTGPHGPKVSTLLARLFPANEARQAKWLRDAAAQRDGTLNPPAPVPIASSSMLEVERKHPSSASHQRVEVALPLPPPSEPAPETPPPPSPSETPPPASRRSSVRPPSRRSIKPAKPAGEETPAPPKTEEPKTEEPKAKEPKAEPPKAPSDRDAVTERRARLKRTGKARRAKVPPPEDKKRLYMMVVIAVLVLIIIALLSTR; this is translated from the coding sequence GTGCTGACGCTGCTCTCCAAACCTCCGTCGAAGCTCGGTCGCTTCGAGGTGGGCGCCAAGATCGGCGGCGGCGGGATGGCGACGGTCTACCTCGGGCGCGACATCCGCGAGGACGGGAGCGAGGAGCTCGTCGCGCTCAAGGTGATGAAGGACGAGCTCGCGCACGACGAGCAGTTCCTCGCGATGTTCGCCGACGAGGCGAAGATCCTCGCGCGCCTCTCGCATCCGAACGTCATCCAGACGCTCGAGTACGGCGTCGACGGCCACAGCTTCATCGCGATGGAGCTCCTCAACGGCCGCACCGTCGCGGACACGTACGACGCGCTCCGCGAGGAAGGCGAGCGCTTCGACCTCGCCGACGCGGCCTGGATCTGCGCGCGCGTGGCGGAGGGGCTCCACTCCGCCCACGAGCTCGTCGACGAAGAGGGCGCCCCGCTCAGCGTCATCCACCGCGACGTCAACCCGACGAACATCTTCCTCACCCACGGCGGCGAGGTGAAGCTCATCGACTTCGGTCTCGCGCGCGCGCGCGTCCGCATGTCGAAGAGCGCGGAGGGGATCGTGAAGGGCAAGATCCCATACCTCGCGCCGGAGCAGGCGCAGGGAAAGACGATCGATCGCCGGATCGACGTCTACGCCCTCGGCACGACGCTCTGGGAGATGTGCGCGATGGAGCGCCTCTTCAAGCGCGACAACGACGTCGACACGCTGCGCGCGATCCGCGAGGCCAAGGTGCCCGACCTCCGCGAGCGCGACCTCCACTTCCCGGAGGCGCTGTGGAAGGTGATCGAGCTGGCGCTGAAGATCGATCGCGACGAGCGCTACGCCACCGCGGAGGAGATGCGGACCGACCTCGACGCGTTCGCGCGCACGACCGGCCCCCACGGCCCGAAGGTCTCGACCCTCCTCGCGCGCCTCTTCCCCGCGAACGAGGCGCGCCAGGCGAAGTGGCTCCGCGACGCCGCCGCGCAGCGGGACGGCACGTTGAACCCGCCCGCGCCGGTGCCGATCGCGTCGTCGAGCATGCTCGAGGTGGAGCGGAAGCACCCGTCGTCGGCGTCGCATCAGCGCGTCGAGGTCGCGCTCCCGCTCCCGCCGCCGTCGGAGCCGGCCCCCGAGACGCCGCCGCCTCCTTCGCCGTCGGAGACCCCGCCGCCGGCCTCGCGCCGATCCTCGGTGCGCCCCCCGTCGCGCCGCTCGATCAAGCCGGCGAAGCCCGCCGGCGAAGAGACGCCGGCGCCGCCGAAGACGGAAGAGCCCAAGACGGAAGAGCCGAAGGCGAAAGAGCCGAAGGCCGAGCCGCCGAAGGCGCCCTCCGACCGGGACGCCGTCACCGAGCGCCGCGCGCGCTTGAAGCGCACCGGCAAGGCCCGCCGCGCGAAGGTCCCGCCGCCGGAGGACAAGAAGCGCCTCTACATGATGGTGGTGATCGCGGTCCTGGTCCTGATCATCATCGCCCTCCTCTCGACGCGTTAA
- a CDS encoding glucosidase translates to MSIEQRTAEHRRLEEAKGGVKWQRWGTYLSERQWGTVREDYSSKGDAWNYFPHDHARSRAYRWGEDGLLGFCDNRGLFHFAVALWNGNDPFLKERLFGLAGPEGNHGETVGELYWYLDATPTGSYSRALYKYPQAAFPYDAFRKLARSRTRAEPSPRITDTGVFADERYFDVEVEYAKASPEDVLVRITATNRGPEAARIDVLPSFWFRNTWSWGTPPGAKPVDKPEIRAVYGNGEHGPPIEGTEPFHGKLQIWVDGATELLFCDNETNTQAIWKSPNKTSYPKDAFHAHVCGGNRAATSPARAGTKAAARFTFELAPGESRVVRVRMKLASAAADVHPAPAFVDFDDVFAARRRECDEFYAAITPPEIADEARNVHRQAMASLLWSKQYYGFDLERWLAGDPAMPPPPPERRRGRNREWRHLFNSEVISMPDKWEYPWYAAWDLAFHCLPLALVDPEFAKQQLTLLTREWYMHPNGQLPAYEWAFSDVNPPVHAWAALRVYQIERRLTGKGDRAFLESIFHKLMLNFTWWVNRKDAAGNNVFQGGFLGLDNIGVFDRSNALPRGGQLEQADATSWMGMYCLNLLAIALELAAYSPSYQDVANKFFEHFLLISHAMTSETDDGFQMWNEEDGFFYDVLHLPGRGNQPMRVRSMVGLIPIFAVETIEEHMLERFPAFVKRAQWFMSNRPELGGRMSTVELGAGKRRLLSILDRDRLARVLARVLDETEFLGAYGVRALSRVHKARPYQIELDGVKHRVDYEPGESSTGLFGGNSNWRGPIWFPVNYLMIESLQKYHHYYGDTFRIECPTGSGKYMNLWEVASELSRRLVALFLRDAGGKRPADGATHPNELITFYEYFNGDTGEGLGATHQTGWTALVAKLIEQSPKWR, encoded by the coding sequence ATGTCGATCGAACAACGGACGGCGGAGCACCGCCGTCTGGAAGAAGCGAAGGGCGGGGTGAAGTGGCAGCGCTGGGGCACCTACCTCAGCGAGCGGCAGTGGGGGACCGTGCGCGAGGACTACTCCTCGAAGGGTGACGCATGGAATTATTTCCCGCACGACCACGCGCGGTCGCGCGCGTACCGCTGGGGCGAAGACGGCCTCCTCGGGTTCTGCGACAACCGCGGGCTCTTCCACTTCGCGGTCGCGCTCTGGAACGGTAACGATCCATTCTTGAAGGAGCGCCTCTTCGGCCTCGCCGGACCGGAGGGCAACCACGGCGAGACCGTCGGCGAGCTCTATTGGTACCTCGACGCGACGCCGACCGGCTCCTATTCGCGTGCGCTCTACAAGTATCCGCAGGCCGCGTTCCCGTACGACGCGTTCCGCAAGCTCGCGCGCTCCCGCACGCGCGCGGAGCCCTCGCCGCGCATCACCGACACCGGCGTCTTCGCGGACGAGCGCTACTTCGACGTCGAGGTCGAGTACGCGAAGGCGTCGCCGGAGGACGTGCTCGTCCGCATCACGGCGACGAACCGCGGCCCGGAGGCGGCGCGGATCGACGTGCTCCCGTCGTTCTGGTTCCGCAACACGTGGAGCTGGGGGACCCCGCCGGGCGCGAAGCCGGTCGACAAACCGGAGATCCGCGCGGTCTACGGCAACGGCGAGCACGGCCCGCCGATCGAGGGGACGGAGCCGTTCCACGGGAAGCTGCAGATCTGGGTCGACGGCGCGACGGAGCTCCTGTTCTGCGACAACGAGACGAACACGCAGGCGATCTGGAAGTCGCCGAACAAGACGTCGTACCCGAAGGACGCGTTCCACGCGCACGTGTGCGGCGGCAACCGCGCGGCGACGAGCCCGGCGCGCGCCGGCACGAAGGCGGCGGCGCGCTTCACGTTCGAGCTCGCGCCCGGCGAGTCGCGCGTCGTGCGTGTCCGCATGAAGCTCGCGTCGGCGGCGGCGGACGTGCATCCGGCCCCGGCGTTCGTGGACTTCGACGACGTCTTCGCCGCGCGCCGCCGCGAGTGCGACGAGTTCTACGCCGCGATCACGCCGCCGGAGATCGCGGACGAGGCGCGGAACGTCCACCGGCAAGCGATGGCGAGCCTCCTGTGGTCGAAGCAGTACTACGGCTTCGACCTCGAGCGCTGGCTCGCGGGCGATCCCGCGATGCCGCCGCCGCCCCCCGAGCGCCGCCGCGGACGGAACCGCGAGTGGAGGCACCTCTTCAACAGCGAGGTGATCTCGATGCCGGACAAGTGGGAGTACCCCTGGTACGCGGCGTGGGACCTCGCGTTCCACTGCCTCCCGCTCGCGCTCGTCGACCCCGAGTTCGCGAAGCAGCAGCTCACGCTCCTGACGCGTGAATGGTACATGCATCCGAACGGCCAGCTCCCCGCCTACGAGTGGGCGTTCTCCGACGTGAACCCGCCCGTCCACGCGTGGGCCGCGCTCCGCGTCTACCAGATCGAGCGGCGCCTGACGGGCAAGGGCGATCGCGCGTTCCTCGAGAGCATCTTCCACAAGCTGATGCTCAACTTCACGTGGTGGGTGAACCGCAAGGACGCGGCGGGGAACAACGTCTTCCAGGGCGGCTTCCTCGGGCTCGACAACATCGGCGTCTTCGATCGCTCCAACGCGCTCCCGCGCGGCGGCCAGCTCGAGCAGGCCGACGCGACGAGCTGGATGGGGATGTACTGCCTGAACCTGCTCGCGATCGCGCTCGAGCTCGCGGCGTACAGCCCGAGCTACCAGGACGTCGCGAACAAGTTCTTCGAGCATTTCCTCCTCATCTCGCACGCGATGACGTCGGAGACCGACGACGGCTTCCAGATGTGGAACGAGGAGGACGGCTTCTTCTACGACGTGCTCCACCTCCCGGGCCGCGGCAACCAGCCGATGCGCGTGCGCTCGATGGTCGGCCTCATCCCGATCTTCGCGGTCGAGACGATCGAGGAGCACATGCTCGAGCGCTTCCCCGCCTTCGTGAAGCGCGCGCAGTGGTTCATGTCGAACCGCCCCGAGCTCGGGGGCCGGATGTCGACGGTGGAGCTCGGAGCGGGGAAGCGGCGCCTCCTCTCGATCCTCGATCGCGATCGTCTCGCGCGCGTCCTCGCGCGTGTCCTCGACGAGACCGAGTTCCTCGGTGCCTACGGCGTGCGCGCGCTCTCACGCGTGCACAAGGCGCGGCCGTACCAGATCGAGCTCGACGGCGTGAAGCACCGCGTCGACTACGAGCCGGGCGAGAGCTCGACCGGCCTCTTCGGCGGCAACTCGAACTGGCGCGGCCCGATCTGGTTCCCGGTGAACTACCTGATGATCGAGTCGCTGCAGAAGTACCACCACTACTACGGCGACACGTTCCGCATCGAGTGCCCCACCGGCTCGGGCAAGTACATGAACCTCTGGGAGGTGGCGAGCGAGCTGTCCCGCCGCCTCGTCGCGCTGTTCCTCCGCGACGCCGGCGGCAAGCGCCCCGCCGACGGCGCCACGCACCCCAACGAGCTGATCACGTTCTACGAATACTTCAACGGCGACACGGGCGAAGGCCTCGGCGCGACCCACCAGACGGGCTGGACCGCCCTCGTCGCGAAGCTGATCGAGCAAAGCCCGAAGTGGCGTTAG
- a CDS encoding response regulator transcription factor, producing the protein MPEPEHRALRALVLEDEWPARNYLVQLIERSGLGHVVAAVPSTVLATEALGSSPQLIDVAFVDVHLAGARSPERAGLSWIEETVRARGERAPRFVLSTARDDHAMKAFELGVVDYLLKPFTEARVKRALERLAASPRAPEPSADVRIAARDGRAIVFLRREEAFAFEADGRLCYVHSSRGRLDVDLSLTSLESVLGAGYLRVHRSWLVSLDHVRSIERDGDAATLLVGHADPPIRVNVARDRTGAVRERLLSRAVGLRGDRG; encoded by the coding sequence ATGCCTGAGCCGGAGCACCGAGCGCTCCGCGCGCTCGTCCTCGAGGACGAGTGGCCGGCCAGGAACTACCTCGTGCAGCTCATCGAGCGATCGGGGCTCGGCCACGTCGTCGCGGCGGTGCCGTCGACGGTGCTCGCGACGGAGGCGCTCGGGAGCTCGCCGCAGCTCATCGACGTCGCGTTCGTCGACGTGCACCTCGCGGGCGCGCGTTCGCCCGAGAGGGCGGGGCTGTCGTGGATCGAGGAGACGGTGCGCGCGCGGGGCGAGCGGGCGCCGCGTTTCGTCCTCTCGACCGCGCGCGACGATCACGCGATGAAGGCGTTCGAGCTCGGCGTCGTGGACTACCTCTTGAAGCCGTTCACGGAGGCGCGCGTGAAGCGCGCGCTCGAGCGCCTCGCCGCGTCGCCGCGCGCGCCGGAGCCGAGCGCGGACGTCCGCATCGCCGCGCGCGACGGCCGCGCGATCGTGTTCCTCCGGCGCGAGGAGGCGTTCGCGTTCGAGGCGGACGGCCGGCTCTGCTACGTGCACTCGAGCCGCGGCCGCCTCGACGTGGACCTCTCCCTGACGTCGCTCGAGAGCGTGCTCGGCGCGGGCTACCTCCGCGTCCACCGCAGCTGGCTCGTCTCGCTCGATCACGTCCGCTCGATCGAGCGCGACGGCGACGCCGCGACCCTCCTCGTCGGCCACGCCGACCCCCCGATCCGCGTCAACGTCGCCCGCGACCGCACCGGCGCGGTGCGCGAGCGGCTGCTCTCGCGCGCGGTCGGCCTCCGCGGCGATCGCGGTTAA
- a CDS encoding serine/threonine protein kinase, producing MVQYPQVGSKLAGARGTYEVRQVIGSGEFGAVYECIGPFDQIYAVKMVRPANRPYSEVHGEWAREVQRLFSLRHPNVVYIYDSFTQDHLFYLALERCDHPLKVMLGTPMQEGLVLEISRQLLSAVQFLHDNDVVHDDLHAGNVLITHTDRPTVKISDFGISNELRGMNAVRPNVVHHAIMAPEILAHGFTTRQSDLYQVGLLLYWMVTGEPAMQTDVPYQELVRQLAEGEPRQRAEQLGTPLGNLIAKMLRRREAFRYTSAREVWADLRELDAWKQRDLFPVK from the coding sequence ATGGTGCAGTACCCGCAAGTGGGCTCGAAGCTCGCGGGCGCGCGCGGCACTTACGAGGTGCGGCAGGTCATCGGCTCGGGCGAGTTCGGCGCCGTCTACGAGTGCATCGGCCCGTTCGATCAGATCTACGCCGTGAAGATGGTGCGCCCCGCGAACCGCCCGTACTCGGAGGTCCACGGGGAGTGGGCGCGCGAGGTGCAGCGGCTCTTCTCGCTCCGCCACCCGAACGTCGTCTACATCTACGACTCGTTCACGCAGGACCACCTCTTCTACCTCGCGCTCGAACGCTGCGATCACCCGCTCAAAGTGATGCTCGGCACGCCGATGCAAGAGGGCCTCGTTCTCGAGATCTCGCGCCAGCTCCTCTCCGCGGTGCAGTTCCTCCACGACAACGACGTCGTGCACGACGACCTCCACGCCGGGAACGTCCTCATCACGCACACCGATCGCCCGACGGTGAAGATCAGCGACTTCGGCATCAGCAACGAGCTCCGCGGCATGAACGCGGTGCGGCCGAACGTCGTCCACCACGCGATCATGGCGCCCGAGATCCTCGCCCACGGCTTCACGACGCGGCAGAGCGACCTCTACCAGGTCGGCCTCCTCCTCTACTGGATGGTCACCGGCGAGCCGGCGATGCAAACCGACGTGCCGTACCAGGAGCTGGTGCGGCAGCTCGCCGAGGGTGAGCCGCGGCAACGCGCCGAGCAGCTGGGGACGCCGCTCGGCAACCTCATCGCGAAGATGCTGCGGCGGCGCGAGGCCTTCCGCTACACGAGCGCGCGCGAGGTCTGGGCCGATCTGCGCGAGCTCGACGCCTGGAAGCAGCGCGATCTTTTCCCCGTGAAGTGA
- a CDS encoding lamin tail domain-containing protein — MRRTFLASVLLAAIAGVYACSEATDGLVGYDVVIVPAEAGATEPAGDEPAAPAKTFDAQTVTTGVVVLNELSADDDWIELVNSGDAEVDLDGWQVADRDKDTGEPKLSEAVTFPPGTKLAPGAYALVNAGDNPDPCPGPGLCFHAKFGISNKDGETIFLVRADGGVAGALVYPPDAANGAGLTWGRTPSGDPAGTFAITPATPGAANTP, encoded by the coding sequence ATGCGTCGCACGTTCCTCGCCTCCGTCCTCCTCGCCGCGATCGCCGGCGTCTACGCGTGCAGCGAGGCGACCGACGGCCTCGTCGGCTACGACGTCGTCATCGTCCCCGCCGAGGCCGGCGCGACCGAGCCCGCCGGCGACGAGCCCGCCGCGCCGGCGAAGACCTTCGACGCGCAGACGGTAACTACCGGCGTCGTCGTGCTCAACGAGCTCTCCGCCGACGACGACTGGATCGAGCTCGTGAACTCGGGCGACGCCGAGGTCGACCTCGACGGCTGGCAGGTCGCCGATCGCGACAAGGACACCGGCGAGCCGAAGCTCTCGGAGGCGGTGACGTTCCCGCCCGGGACGAAGCTCGCGCCCGGCGCCTACGCGCTCGTGAACGCGGGCGACAACCCCGATCCCTGCCCGGGACCGGGCCTCTGCTTCCACGCCAAGTTCGGGATCTCGAACAAGGACGGCGAGACGATCTTCCTCGTTCGAGCCGACGGCGGCGTCGCCGGCGCCCTCGTCTACCCGCCCGACGCCGCGAACGGCGCCGGCCTCACGTGGGGCCGCACCCCGAGCGGCGACCCCGCCGGCACGTTCGCGATCACGCCCGCCACCCCGGGCGCCGCGAACACGCCGTAA